GTATTTTCCACCAATTCCAAGTTCTTCTGGGTGGCCAGGTTTAATTCCAGATAATTCATCCTATTGTCATAGGAGATCGTCTGAATAGGCAGTTCATTGTATTTATGCAGCTCCAATACATACTCCAAAACAAATCCACCGGCATCCACAGCCAGTTCCTTCCTGTCTATCCCGTAACTTTCCAGGGAGATTACATTAAAATACTTTTTTAATATCTCATCTGCATTTTTCACTTTATTTATGGGGTTTATCACAATCTCATTTAATTTTTTATAATCACTGAATTCCTCGTTAAACCTTTCCAGGGTTCTGCTCTCTACCAATATCTCTGTAGGAGATAATTTATAGATTTCATTTATGGCTTGAGATATTATATCTTTTCCTTCCAACTGGGTTACCTTAAATTCCCCTGTGGTTATATCCAGATAGGATATCCCTGCTTTATTTTCTCTGATTATTATCCCTAAAAGATAGTTATTGCTCTTATCGTCGAGATAATCGGTATCTATTACCGTACCAGGTGTGATCACCTTTACAACTTCCCTCTTTACCAGACCCTTGGCTTCGCTGGCAGCTTCTACCTGCTCACATATGGCAACCTTGTACCCCTTGGCTACTAATTTTGATATATATCCTGCTGCTGAATGGTATGGTATTCCTGCCAGAGGCACATTCTGCCCCTTTTCCTTATTTCTACTGGTTAAGGTTATACCTAATTCTTTTGAGCAAATTACAGCATCCTCAAAAAACATCTCATAGAAATCTCCTAATCTAAAAAATAGGATATTTTCCTGATTCTGTTCCTTTATCTCTTTATATTGTTTCATGAGTGGCGTTTCTTTACTCATTATCTTAAACCTCACTTTTAATTTTATTTTCTTGCTTTTTATTGTGAATTATATTCCTTTAATTTTTCTTTCAACCTTATCAATACTTCACTTATCTCATCGTAGTTATCTATCTTATTCAGCAGATTCTTCACCTTACTCCCACCGGTTATTCCCTTGAGATACCAGCATAGATGTTTTCTTATCTCAAAATTAAACTGCTTTTCAGGATAATCTTCCTTCATATAGTCTATATGTTTTAATGCCATATCTATCTTATCGATATATGTTATTTTTGTCTTCACTTCTCCAGTTTCAAATCTTTCCCTTATCTGCTGAATCAGCCATGGATTTCCATATATTCCACGAGCCAGCATTATTCCGTCTACCCCTGATTCAGTAGCTTTTTCATAGGCATCCTCAGCTGTAAATATATCCCCATTCCCGATAACCGGTATAGACACAGCTTCTTTTATCTGCTTTATAGTCTCCCAATTAGCCGTCCCGCTGTACATTTGTTCCCTGGTTCTCCCATGGACTGTAATATGGTGCAGACCTAATTCATCCGCTATCTTGGCTATCTCTACCGGATTTTTATGCTCCTTATAACCTATTCTTATCTTCATAGATAGTTTTGTCTCAGGTTTTAAGGCATTTTTTATGGCTGTCATCAATTTTCTTATATGTTCTGGATCCTCTAATAGAGCTGATCCATAACCGTTCTTTGTGATCTTAGGCATGGGGCACCCCATATTTACATCTATATAAGTTACTCCCAAGCTCTCTACATATTTAGCACATTCCACCATAACGTCTATATCCCGGCCGAAAATCTGGACCCCGTCATTGGGAAGCAGTCTAAGCATTTGTTTTATTGTTTTTTCATTGGCCATCTTCACTGCATTTACACTTACCATCTCCGTAAACATCAAATCCGGATGGAATTTATTCATAATTCTTCTATATGTATAATCTGTCACTCCTGCCATGGGAGCGATATATATTTTTATCATCTGTTTTCACCTCTTATTGCTATTTTTAATAAATTATCCCTGTTATGACTCAGTGCATAACTGTCCATTTAATCATAAAATTATACCATAGATAGAGATGTTTTTCCACTTCACACATTTAATCCATCCTTGATTTTTAAAGATTAAAATCAAAGAATTAAAGGCCTTTATGCAAAAAAAAAGCCCCTGAATAATCAGGGACTAATGTCTTTTTATCTTGGAATTAGTCTTTTCAGGCAATTTACTCAGATGAACATACCGGCTATTTGCTGAATGAGCATACCTGTCTATAATAGCTCCTAAATCCGAACTTTCAAAAGCGGTTTTAAAGTTTTCGTTTTTCAATAATTTTTCTGTAAACCTGTAGAAGCACTCTTCCTGGGGATGAAAAATAACATCTTCCGAATAGATTTTTTCTCCGAGAATCTCACTTAAAAGTTCCGCTACCTGCATGGTAAATACCCCTTCAACTTCAACGGTATTTCTAGAATGATTAATTTCCTCACGATATTTGGGCCATAGTTTTTTTTCAACATCTGTATAAGAATTCATAAGTCCCTCCCTTTAGATTTATTACCTTATTTAGATTTACATATTTTTTATGATAATTCCTTTAAAAATTAAAAAAAATTTGAGTTTTATATAGTTCACAACAAAAACAAAAAACCTACCCTGTTGAAAGAGTAGATTTTCCTTAAAAATTAATCTATATTTATTTCTTTTTAAATCTGTCAAAAACTGATTTTTTATTTGCTTTTTCAGCTTCCTTCATACGATTTTCTTCTTTTTTTACATTTGACCAGTTAGGATCTGCCTTCATATTTTTCTTAACTTGTTTCATATATTTAGCAGTGTTTTTAGCCATAGTATACTTGGTTTTTACCCCTACAACTATGTCTCTTCCTGTTTGAAATATCCCGGATATGATCTTTCCCGGATATCCGGCCGCTTTTTTTAATGCAGTATATTTATAGACTTCTCCACAACTGGGGCACCTGTATTTAGCAGGTTTGTCCGCAATTTTCATCTTTTTCTTACACTTCGGGCATCTAATAATTATTTTTTTTACCATATTACAGGGTTCCTTCTATTTCAAATGCCAATTCCTTTACAATATTTTCATACCCTAATATTTCTCTTATTCTAATATGGTTTCCATATAATTTTATTGCTATATCCCCAATATGAGTTTTATAGTTTTCCTTAGTAAAAGTTAATTTCGGATAGAATGGCTTTCTTTTTTCTATCTTCCCATCTATCTCTACTAAGATATAACCTTTTTTATACCCTACCAATGTCAATTGTTTCGCAGCATCTATCTTAGCTTGTTTCTCATCCTTTTCTTTTCTGGCTTCTGCATTCAATCTTTTTTTATCAGTTCTTCTGGCCGCTTCCTTTACTTCAGCAAATCTCTTTGTTTTTTTTATAGCCTTCAGTATATTGTATTCTGTTCCTTTTGGTTTATCTTTATTTACACCTTTTTTCATTTCCTACCACCTAATTTCTTTATTGTTTTATATTGTATTATATAACATTTAATGAATTTTGGCAATAAAAATAGGATTCCTCCGACTCCTACAATGCTGTCTGATTCCACAGATTAAAAGCATGCAGGAGTGTAATTTTTTAATAATTTTAGTTTGATTTTGCCTGCTATATCGGGTAAAATTAAGGAACAGTTGGAAATTAAATGTATAATTTATAATTTTTTTAGCACAA
This region of Psychrilyobacter piezotolerans genomic DNA includes:
- the dusB gene encoding tRNA dihydrouridine synthase DusB; protein product: MIKIYIAPMAGVTDYTYRRIMNKFHPDLMFTEMVSVNAVKMANEKTIKQMLRLLPNDGVQIFGRDIDVMVECAKYVESLGVTYIDVNMGCPMPKITKNGYGSALLEDPEHIRKLMTAIKNALKPETKLSMKIRIGYKEHKNPVEIAKIADELGLHHITVHGRTREQMYSGTANWETIKQIKEAVSIPVIGNGDIFTAEDAYEKATESGVDGIMLARGIYGNPWLIQQIRERFETGEVKTKITYIDKIDMALKHIDYMKEDYPEKQFNFEIRKHLCWYLKGITGGSKVKNLLNKIDNYDEISEVLIRLKEKLKEYNSQ